The Pseudomonas parafulva genome window below encodes:
- a CDS encoding thermostable hemolysin, translating into MYIVRNFYKGRPGYRCLQEAVRAHYLKHYDATPEPQPDLFVCLTGSSGGAPGYACAGISYGDSGKLFSEYYLDTPLDQRYALDRGRIAEIGAFASFQSGSGAGKYLLDNVIRTLALRNFGLVVLTATPQVRQLLAPIVDNLDDLGAADPRRVKDPAVNWGRYYQQAPRVLASRLSSPSAWLKAPTLLSPSPQHAPTASV; encoded by the coding sequence ATGTACATCGTGCGCAATTTCTACAAGGGACGTCCCGGCTACCGTTGCCTGCAGGAGGCGGTGCGCGCCCACTACCTCAAGCACTACGACGCCACGCCTGAGCCGCAGCCGGACCTGTTCGTCTGCCTGACCGGCTCCAGTGGCGGTGCGCCGGGCTATGCCTGCGCCGGCATCAGCTACGGCGATTCCGGCAAGCTGTTCAGCGAGTACTACCTGGATACGCCGCTGGATCAGCGCTACGCGCTGGACCGCGGGCGTATCGCCGAAATCGGCGCGTTCGCCTCGTTCCAGAGCGGCAGCGGTGCCGGCAAGTACTTGCTGGACAACGTCATCCGCACCCTGGCCTTGCGCAATTTCGGCCTGGTGGTGCTGACTGCCACGCCGCAGGTGCGCCAACTGCTGGCGCCCATCGTCGATAACCTCGACGACCTGGGCGCGGCCGATCCCCGGCGGGTCAAGGATCCCGCCGTCAACTGGGGCCGCTACTACCAGCAGGCACCGCGAGTATTGGCTTCGCGCCTGTCCTCGCCCAGTGCCTGGCTGAAAGCGCCGACCCTGCTTTCACCCTCACCGCAGCACGCCCCAACGGCGTCTGTCTGA
- a CDS encoding multidrug effflux MFS transporter translates to MHATKRYENFIVFLAPLVNSLGGIAIDLYAPSLPSIGRELGAGPALMQNTITITLLFYALGQLFFGIMADARGRRPAVLLGLGVFLVGSLLATAATSIEMLLLARALQGFAIGACQVVARAVLVDVVKGPRFYVAIIYLSLAFGLGPVIAPYIGGLMEVHFGWRYNFVLYAAYALLVLTFVVAGLKESLPVESRRRPLQTLGGYRVILADRGFRAAVVVLGSSFSAFLLWNVFGPHIVQDVLGHDAHYFGSTALGVGCCYLTGTLVNRALIRRLSPDTLMWSGLALFLGGVLCITAAPQALSLTPLLGGIMLIAFGQGFIFSNAMARSMALFPDRAGVAASLQGCLMLVFGSLASASVSGLDVESNLAIAGVFGVLLLVSLSGMVGARVARQASLA, encoded by the coding sequence ATGCACGCCACCAAGCGTTACGAAAACTTCATCGTGTTCCTGGCCCCGCTGGTCAACAGCCTCGGCGGCATCGCCATCGACCTGTACGCGCCGAGCCTGCCGTCCATCGGTCGCGAACTGGGCGCAGGCCCGGCGCTGATGCAAAACACCATCACCATCACCTTGCTGTTCTATGCGCTGGGGCAGTTGTTCTTCGGCATCATGGCCGACGCCCGGGGCCGGCGCCCGGCGGTGCTGCTCGGGCTTGGGGTGTTCCTGGTCGGCAGCCTGCTGGCGACCGCCGCCACCTCCATCGAGATGCTGCTGTTGGCCCGCGCCCTGCAAGGCTTCGCCATTGGCGCCTGCCAGGTGGTGGCGCGCGCGGTGCTGGTGGACGTGGTCAAGGGGCCGCGTTTCTACGTGGCGATCATCTACCTGAGCCTGGCCTTTGGCCTGGGCCCGGTGATCGCGCCCTATATCGGCGGCTTGATGGAAGTGCACTTCGGCTGGCGATACAACTTCGTGCTCTACGCCGCCTATGCGCTGCTGGTACTGACGTTCGTGGTCGCCGGGCTCAAGGAGTCGCTGCCCGTCGAGTCGCGGCGCCGTCCGTTGCAGACGCTGGGCGGCTACCGGGTGATTCTGGCCGACCGAGGCTTTCGCGCCGCCGTCGTGGTGCTGGGCTCGAGCTTTTCCGCGTTCCTGCTGTGGAACGTGTTCGGCCCGCACATCGTGCAGGACGTGCTCGGCCACGACGCCCACTACTTTGGCAGTACGGCCCTGGGCGTGGGCTGCTGCTACCTGACCGGCACCTTGGTCAATCGCGCGCTGATTCGCAGGCTGTCGCCGGACACCCTGATGTGGAGCGGGCTGGCGCTGTTCCTCGGCGGCGTACTGTGCATCACCGCCGCGCCCCAGGCCTTGAGCCTGACGCCGCTGCTCGGTGGCATCATGCTCATCGCCTTTGGCCAGGGCTTCATCTTCTCCAACGCCATGGCCCGCTCGATGGCGCTGTTTCCCGACCGCGCCGGAGTGGCGGCGAGCCTGCAGGGTTGTTTGATGCTGGTGTTCGGCTCGCTGGCCTCGGCCAGCGTCAGTGGCCTGGACGTGGAAAGCAACCTGGCGATCGCCGGGGTGTTCGGCGTGCTGCTGCTGGTGTCCCTGTCGGGGATGGTCGGCGCGCGGGTGGCCCGGCAGGCGTCGTTGGCGTAA
- a CDS encoding GNAT family N-acetyltransferase, whose translation MTDTQTVYYLEMTSPDQLRAKPARDDLNVVECEIVQPAFNRFLYQLVGSDWSWTDLDHWTDEQWQAEIGQACHRTWVAYHRGAIAGYYELQRPDGENVEIRYFGLAPQFLDRGFGGPLLSQALRDAWNWPGTRRVWLHTCSLDHPAALANYQARGMRLYKQEVEPV comes from the coding sequence GTGACCGATACCCAGACCGTCTACTACCTGGAGATGACTTCCCCTGACCAGTTGCGCGCCAAGCCAGCACGCGACGATCTGAACGTGGTCGAGTGCGAAATCGTACAGCCGGCGTTCAATCGCTTTCTCTACCAACTGGTGGGTAGCGACTGGTCGTGGACCGACCTGGACCACTGGACAGACGAACAATGGCAGGCCGAGATCGGTCAGGCGTGCCACCGTACCTGGGTGGCCTACCACCGCGGGGCCATCGCCGGGTATTACGAGCTGCAACGGCCTGATGGCGAGAACGTCGAGATTCGCTATTTCGGCCTGGCGCCGCAGTTCCTCGACCGAGGCTTCGGTGGCCCCCTGTTGAGCCAGGCCCTGCGCGACGCCTGGAACTGGCCGGGCACTCGACGCGTCTGGCTGCACACCTGCAGCCTCGACCACCCGGCCGCCCTGGCCAATTACCAGGCACGCGGCATGCGCCTGTACAAGCAGGAAGTGGAACCGGTCTAG
- a CDS encoding nucleotidyltransferase family protein, whose product MNRTTPSARCAALVLAAGQGSRFGSDKRQARLDDTHTVLQATLARALESFDRVYVVLRPGDDPSTLGIGSRVRTVHAEHALDGMGASLAAGIDAMAASDAHAVAVLLGDMPWIAAATLTTLACQADQQSIVLPCYRGRRGHPVIFGRRFWPTLARLDGDHGGRALIEANPHACQVIEVDDPGILHDIDTPGDLQRH is encoded by the coding sequence ATGAATCGAACCACCCCATCTGCGCGCTGCGCCGCGCTGGTACTGGCGGCCGGACAAGGGTCGCGGTTCGGCAGCGACAAGCGCCAGGCGCGGCTCGATGACACGCACACCGTCCTGCAGGCGACGCTGGCGCGGGCGCTGGAAAGCTTCGACAGGGTCTACGTGGTGCTGCGCCCCGGTGACGACCCGTCTACGCTCGGCATCGGGAGTCGGGTACGCACCGTGCACGCCGAACACGCGCTCGACGGCATGGGCGCCAGCCTTGCCGCCGGCATCGACGCCATGGCGGCCAGCGATGCTCACGCCGTCGCCGTGTTGCTCGGCGACATGCCATGGATTGCAGCGGCAACGCTGACGACACTGGCCTGCCAGGCCGATCAGCAGTCGATTGTGCTGCCGTGTTATCGAGGCCGACGCGGCCATCCGGTGATCTTCGGCCGACGCTTCTGGCCCACACTGGCGCGCCTGGACGGCGACCACGGTGGGCGCGCGCTCATCGAGGCCAATCCTCACGCCTGCCAGGTGATCGAGGTCGACGATCCTGGCATCCTGCACGACATCGATACCCCAGGCGACCTTCAGCGCCATTGA
- a CDS encoding XdhC family protein, whose translation MESIDLLVLRTARDWLQAGHRVLLATVAHTWGSSPRPVGSMMALRADGRVVGSVSGGCIEDDLIHRYTDAYGGPGLPDSPPQQVRYGVSADEAHRFGLPCGGTLELILEFSPCWQSLSHLLEQLDSGHLVRRQVALHDGEATLRVTATPEQFSCDGQYLVNTLGPGYRLLLIGAGALAEYLATMALFNGFRVSVCDPRPEYIAGWNVAGVDCRVGMPDDVVRDFAADLRTCIVAVSHDPKLDDLALLEALQGPAFYIGAIGSRRNSQQRRARLIEHFEQTPASLARLRGPIGIYIGSKTPAEIAVSVMAEILAAKNGVDLPGAVSVTKAKQAQELAQPAA comes from the coding sequence ATGGAAAGTATCGACCTGCTGGTGCTGCGCACGGCGCGGGACTGGCTGCAGGCCGGCCACCGCGTGCTGTTGGCCACGGTTGCCCACACCTGGGGTTCCTCGCCGCGCCCGGTTGGCTCGATGATGGCCCTGCGCGCCGACGGCCGGGTGGTTGGCAGCGTCTCCGGTGGCTGCATCGAGGACGACCTGATCCATCGATACACCGACGCCTACGGCGGCCCTGGCTTGCCCGACAGCCCGCCGCAGCAGGTGCGCTATGGCGTCAGCGCCGACGAAGCGCACCGCTTCGGCCTGCCCTGTGGCGGCACGCTGGAACTGATCCTGGAATTCTCGCCCTGCTGGCAGTCGTTGTCCCACCTGCTCGAGCAGCTCGACAGCGGTCACCTGGTGCGCCGCCAAGTGGCCCTGCATGACGGAGAAGCGACCTTGCGGGTCACCGCCACGCCCGAGCAGTTCAGCTGCGATGGCCAGTACCTGGTCAACACCCTCGGTCCCGGGTATCGCCTGCTGTTGATCGGTGCCGGCGCGCTGGCCGAATACCTGGCGACCATGGCCCTGTTCAACGGTTTTCGCGTGTCGGTGTGCGACCCACGGCCGGAGTACATCGCCGGCTGGAACGTGGCCGGGGTGGACTGCCGGGTGGGCATGCCCGACGACGTGGTGCGCGACTTCGCCGCTGACCTGCGCACCTGCATCGTCGCCGTCAGCCACGACCCCAAGCTCGATGACCTGGCCCTGCTCGAAGCCCTGCAGGGCCCGGCATTCTACATCGGCGCCATCGGTTCGCGGCGCAACAGCCAGCAGCGTCGGGCACGGCTGATCGAGCATTTCGAGCAGACCCCGGCAAGCCTCGCCCGCCTGCGCGGCCCCATCGGAATCTACATCGGCAGCAAGACCCCTGCGGAAATCGCCGTGAGCGTGATGGCCGAAATCCTTGCGGCAAAGAATGGTGTAGACCTGCCGGGGGCGGTCAGCGTGACAAAGGCCAAGCAGGCCCAGGAACTGGCGCAGCCGGCGGCATGA
- a CDS encoding c-type cytochrome, with protein sequence MNNRLSTTLRWLALPCLVAAGFTAWYVNREIASPFEQQAAEQDRALVSRGEYVARLSDCVACHSLPGQAPFAGGLEMATPLGAIHATNITPDRDTGIGAYSLADFDRAVRHGVAPGGRRLYPAMPYPSYAKLSDDDVRALYAFFMQGVQPVQQANIPSDIPWPLNMRWPIALWNGLFAADTPYAQKATEDPLWNQGAYIVQGPGHCGSCHTPRGLAFNEKALDESGQAFLAGALLDGWYAPSLRQDPNTGLGRWSEADMVQFLKTGRNQHAVVYGSMTEAFNNSTQFMSDDDLSAIARYLKSLPGDPARDGTPWQYQAVSAASELDKPGAHSYVTRCASCHGLQGQGQAEWIPPLAGASSMLAKENASAINITLNGSQRIVAAGVPDAYRMPALRQQMSDEEIAQVLSYVRSAWGNHGGAVDAKDVAKLREHTDPASSSPIVLHMR encoded by the coding sequence ATGAACAATCGATTGTCCACCACCCTCCGCTGGTTGGCGCTGCCGTGCCTGGTCGCTGCCGGTTTCACCGCCTGGTACGTCAACCGCGAGATCGCCTCACCGTTCGAGCAGCAGGCGGCCGAGCAGGATCGCGCCTTGGTCAGCCGCGGCGAGTACGTCGCGCGCCTGAGCGACTGCGTGGCCTGCCATAGCCTGCCTGGCCAGGCGCCGTTCGCCGGTGGGCTGGAAATGGCCACCCCGCTGGGCGCGATCCATGCCACCAACATCACCCCTGACCGTGACACCGGCATCGGCGCCTATAGCCTGGCCGACTTCGACCGCGCCGTCCGCCATGGCGTCGCACCCGGTGGGCGGCGGCTGTACCCGGCCATGCCCTACCCGTCTTACGCCAAGCTCAGCGATGACGACGTGCGCGCGCTGTACGCCTTCTTCATGCAAGGTGTACAGCCGGTCCAGCAGGCCAATATCCCCAGCGACATTCCCTGGCCACTGAACATGCGCTGGCCGATCGCCCTGTGGAACGGGTTGTTCGCGGCCGACACGCCGTACGCGCAGAAGGCTACCGAAGACCCGCTGTGGAACCAGGGCGCCTACATCGTCCAGGGTCCAGGGCACTGCGGCAGTTGTCATACGCCGCGGGGGCTGGCGTTCAATGAAAAGGCGCTCGACGAGTCTGGCCAGGCGTTTCTCGCCGGCGCCCTGCTCGACGGCTGGTATGCGCCGAGCCTGCGCCAAGACCCCAACACCGGGTTGGGCCGCTGGAGCGAGGCGGACATGGTGCAGTTCCTAAAGACCGGGCGTAACCAGCACGCGGTGGTCTACGGCTCGATGACCGAGGCCTTCAACAACTCCACGCAGTTCATGAGCGACGACGACCTGAGCGCCATCGCCCGCTACCTCAAGTCACTGCCAGGCGACCCTGCGCGCGACGGCACGCCCTGGCAGTACCAGGCGGTGTCGGCGGCCAGCGAGCTGGACAAGCCCGGCGCGCACAGCTACGTCACCCGCTGTGCGTCGTGCCACGGGCTTCAAGGCCAGGGCCAGGCCGAATGGATTCCACCGCTGGCCGGCGCCAGCTCGATGCTGGCCAAGGAGAACGCTTCAGCGATCAACATCACCTTGAACGGCTCGCAGCGCATCGTCGCGGCCGGGGTGCCGGACGCCTACCGCATGCCGGCGCTGCGTCAGCAGATGAGCGACGAGGAAATCGCCCAGGTGCTGAGCTACGTGCGCAGCGCCTGGGGGAACCACGGCGGTGCCGTCGATGCCAAAGACGTTGCCAAGCTGCGTGAGCACACTGACCCGGCCAGCAGCAGCCCGATCGTGCTGCACATGCGCTGA
- a CDS encoding xanthine dehydrogenase family protein molybdopterin-binding subunit, with product MNALFERPLALPDLPLDRPLNLSRRRFLAGSAIGALVLGFGLPLGSARVQAATAAADQRGTQVPAFLELRPDGSVRLLCPFMEGGQGTHTAMAQIVGEELDLDPARFVVQSAPPGEAYVVMENGMRITGGSMSVRMSYPTMRRLGALARAMLLQAAAQKLTVPVGELSTEPGKVLHAASGRSLDYGELASGALDLPVPDPSTVKLRDPSQFRWIGKPVRRLDAYDKSTGKAQYCIDIAVDDMLHAAVQHAPRLGMSVASLRNEAQVKAMKGVHSVHVLPGAVAVVAERWWHAKRGAEAVQVDWQEPGADVKVRAMPADFSSDAWRDHLAAQTGTSRDDEHEGDVAEALKGAKTQVEATYHNQYLNHAQLEPPSALARFNADGSLEVWLPNQAPDMFRDDIAQRTGLAKEQIILHSPLLGGFFGRHFLYESANPYPQAIALAKAVGRPVKLIWTREEEFLRDVLRPVAVVKFRAGLDDKGLPVAIEAVSATEGPTEALAGKQGEKIDPTALEGLSGKAYAIANKRIAQIYVKGPAMLGYWRSVGNSLNDFFYESFLDELADKGGQDPFELRLHLLRDNARLTTLLKAVGELSGGWKPGPFTAEDGSRRARGVAMASPFGSEAAVIAEVSLENGQVKVHDIWQAIDPGSIVNPSIIEHQVNGAVALGLSQTLVEEAVYVNGLPRARNYDLYPILPPSRMARVHVRIVESGAKMGGIGEPPLPAVAPAVANAVARLTGQRVRSLPLSRHTFA from the coding sequence ATGAACGCCCTGTTCGAACGTCCCCTGGCCCTGCCGGACCTGCCGCTGGATCGTCCACTGAACCTGTCGCGCCGACGCTTCCTGGCCGGCAGCGCCATCGGCGCCCTGGTGCTCGGCTTCGGCCTGCCGCTGGGCTCGGCGCGGGTTCAGGCAGCAACGGCCGCCGCCGATCAACGCGGCACCCAGGTGCCGGCGTTCCTGGAACTGCGCCCCGACGGCAGCGTGCGCCTGCTGTGCCCATTCATGGAGGGCGGCCAAGGCACCCATACCGCCATGGCGCAGATCGTCGGTGAAGAACTCGACCTGGACCCTGCCCGCTTCGTGGTCCAGAGCGCGCCGCCCGGCGAAGCCTACGTGGTCATGGAAAACGGCATGCGCATCACCGGCGGCAGCATGTCGGTGCGCATGAGCTACCCGACCATGCGCCGCCTCGGTGCCCTGGCCCGCGCCATGCTGCTGCAGGCGGCGGCCCAGAAACTGACGGTGCCGGTCGGCGAGCTCAGCACCGAGCCGGGCAAAGTGCTGCACGCCGCCTCGGGGCGCTCGCTGGACTATGGCGAACTGGCCAGCGGTGCCCTGGACCTGCCCGTGCCGGACCCGAGCACCGTCAAGCTGCGCGACCCCAGCCAGTTCCGCTGGATCGGCAAACCTGTGCGGCGTCTGGATGCCTATGACAAATCCACCGGCAAGGCGCAGTACTGCATCGACATCGCCGTCGACGACATGCTCCACGCCGCCGTGCAACACGCCCCGCGCCTGGGCATGAGTGTCGCCAGCCTGCGCAACGAGGCGCAGGTCAAAGCCATGAAAGGCGTGCACTCGGTGCATGTACTGCCCGGCGCCGTGGCCGTGGTGGCCGAGCGTTGGTGGCACGCCAAGCGGGGCGCCGAAGCCGTGCAAGTGGACTGGCAAGAACCTGGCGCCGACGTGAAGGTGCGTGCGATGCCGGCCGACTTCTCCAGCGACGCCTGGCGCGATCATCTGGCCGCGCAGACCGGCACGTCACGCGACGACGAGCATGAAGGCGATGTGGCCGAGGCGCTCAAGGGCGCCAAGACCCAGGTAGAAGCCACCTACCACAATCAATACCTCAACCACGCCCAGCTCGAGCCGCCGTCAGCCCTGGCCCGCTTCAATGCCGACGGCTCGCTGGAGGTGTGGCTGCCGAACCAGGCGCCGGACATGTTCCGCGACGACATCGCCCAGCGCACCGGCCTGGCCAAGGAGCAGATCATTCTGCACTCGCCGCTGTTGGGCGGGTTCTTCGGTCGCCACTTCCTCTACGAATCGGCCAACCCTTATCCCCAAGCCATTGCCCTGGCCAAGGCGGTCGGCCGTCCGGTGAAGCTGATCTGGACTCGCGAGGAAGAATTCCTGCGTGACGTGCTGCGCCCGGTGGCAGTGGTGAAATTCCGCGCTGGACTCGACGACAAAGGCCTGCCGGTGGCCATCGAAGCGGTCAGTGCCACCGAAGGCCCGACCGAAGCCCTGGCCGGCAAGCAGGGTGAAAAGATCGACCCGACCGCGCTGGAAGGGCTGTCGGGCAAAGCCTACGCCATCGCCAACAAACGCATCGCGCAGATCTACGTCAAAGGCCCGGCCATGCTCGGCTACTGGCGCTCGGTGGGCAACTCGCTGAACGACTTCTTCTACGAGTCGTTCCTCGACGAGTTGGCCGACAAAGGCGGTCAGGATCCCTTCGAGTTGCGCTTGCACCTGCTGCGCGACAATGCACGCCTGACCACCCTGCTCAAGGCCGTGGGCGAGCTGTCCGGTGGCTGGAAGCCGGGCCCCTTCACCGCCGAGGACGGCTCCCGACGCGCCCGGGGCGTGGCCATGGCCTCGCCGTTCGGCTCGGAGGCGGCGGTGATCGCCGAGGTGTCGCTGGAGAACGGCCAGGTCAAAGTGCATGACATCTGGCAGGCGATCGACCCAGGCAGCATCGTCAACCCGTCGATCATCGAGCATCAGGTCAACGGCGCCGTGGCCCTGGGCCTGTCGCAGACGCTGGTGGAGGAAGCGGTGTACGTCAATGGCCTGCCGCGCGCGCGCAACTACGATCTGTACCCGATCTTGCCGCCGTCGCGCATGGCCCGGGTGCATGTGCGCATCGTCGAGAGCGGCGCGAAGATGGGCGGCATCGGCGAGCCGCCGTTGCCGGCCGTGGCGCCTGCAGTGGCCAACGCCGTCGCGCGGCTGACCGGCCAGCGCGTACGCAGCCTGCCCCTGAGCCGTCATACCTTCGCCTGA
- a CDS encoding (2Fe-2S)-binding protein: MELRINQKTYQVDADDDTPLLWVIRDDLGLTGTKYGCGLAQCGACSVLVDGNVVRACVTPVAGVVGREVTTIEAIEADPVGQRVVATWVDQQVAQCGYCQSGQVMAATALLKHTPAPSDEQISAAMVNLCRCGTYNAIHAAVHALATQPAGKESA; encoded by the coding sequence ATGGAACTACGCATCAACCAGAAGACCTACCAGGTCGACGCCGACGACGACACGCCCCTGCTGTGGGTGATCCGCGACGACCTCGGCCTGACCGGCACCAAGTATGGCTGCGGCCTGGCGCAGTGCGGCGCCTGCTCGGTGCTGGTGGACGGCAATGTGGTGCGCGCCTGCGTCACCCCGGTGGCCGGCGTGGTCGGCCGTGAAGTCACCACCATCGAAGCGATCGAAGCCGACCCGGTCGGCCAGCGCGTGGTCGCCACTTGGGTCGACCAGCAGGTGGCGCAGTGTGGCTACTGCCAGTCCGGCCAGGTGATGGCCGCCACGGCGCTGCTCAAGCACACACCGGCGCCCAGCGACGAGCAGATCAGCGCGGCGATGGTCAACCTGTGCCGCTGCGGTACCTACAATGCGATCCATGCCGCCGTGCACGCGCTCGCCACCCAGCCCGCCGGGAAGGAGAGCGCCTGA
- a CDS encoding TorF family putative porin: protein MTRPLLLLSATLLFSAPLAAQQIQRQLGDFDFKLGTTPSRSMAQGLISPSASGAFHGGLDLTHRSGWYVGQYAPSMGLSAASTFKLDSYLGYKQRFTDSLGYEAGLIRYSYPTLSRPDSHALYGGLSLLGTRLGGALNDNPSNRTGTLFADFGHVPLIQASVTLKVAHHRLGTPYTIGDGSQVDSFNDWSLQLSRPWLGMDLDLIYSNSDLSGGGCGAYSGMNTFCDGMVTLKAQRSFF from the coding sequence ATGACCAGGCCCCTCCTGTTGCTGAGCGCGACGCTGCTTTTCAGCGCCCCTCTCGCGGCCCAGCAGATCCAACGACAACTGGGCGATTTCGACTTCAAGCTTGGCACCACGCCCTCGCGCAGCATGGCCCAGGGGCTGATCTCACCCAGCGCGTCCGGCGCCTTTCATGGTGGCCTGGACCTCACCCACCGCAGCGGCTGGTACGTCGGCCAGTACGCTCCCAGCATGGGCCTGAGTGCGGCCTCGACCTTCAAGCTCGACAGTTACTTGGGTTACAAGCAGCGCTTCACCGACAGCCTCGGCTATGAAGCGGGACTGATCCGCTACAGCTACCCCACGCTCTCGCGCCCCGACAGCCACGCGCTGTACGGCGGCCTGTCCCTGCTCGGCACGCGCTTGGGCGGCGCGCTGAACGACAACCCGAGCAATCGCACCGGCACCCTGTTCGCCGATTTCGGCCACGTGCCGCTGATCCAGGCAAGCGTCACCCTCAAGGTGGCGCACCATCGCCTGGGCACGCCATACACCATTGGCGACGGTAGCCAGGTCGACAGCTTCAATGACTGGTCGCTGCAACTGTCACGGCCCTGGCTGGGCATGGACCTCGACCTGATCTACAGCAACTCCGACCTCAGTGGCGGCGGCTGCGGAGCGTACTCAGGCATGAATACCTTCTGCGACGGCATGGTCACGCTCAAGGCCCAGCGCAGCTTCTTCTGA
- a CDS encoding UV damage endonuclease UvsE: MPRLGFACQYRHPHRDQSIKALEAIERAFNPRTTTLRWLSGASQEAARAKLLELVEHNLDAQLRLLAHVAELPPMLHMLRLSSDLLPLYSHPDVAAFYQDADVQTLLQQRFAALGAFARAHDIRLSFHPGQYCVLGSDRPEVVENSLAEFEYHADMIRWMGYGQRFQDFKCNLHIAGRLGADGIRAVWPRLSSEARNVITFENDEKTYGVDDCLGLADLAPVVLDIHHCWIHENDYIEPHAPRVAQIIDSWRGVRPTMHYSQPPERLQALGFSATEKLTVPALLEHVPKRDLYQHSECMWNDWTNRYALQFIDRFDIMFEAKHKNLATQDFFERYIQAPQTLRPSVDPAAPLD, from the coding sequence ATGCCGCGCCTCGGTTTTGCCTGCCAGTACCGCCATCCCCACCGCGACCAGTCAATCAAGGCACTGGAAGCCATCGAACGCGCCTTCAACCCGCGCACCACCACCCTGCGCTGGCTGTCAGGCGCCAGCCAGGAGGCGGCGCGAGCCAAGTTGCTGGAACTGGTGGAGCACAACCTCGACGCCCAGTTGCGCCTGCTGGCCCACGTCGCCGAGCTGCCGCCGATGCTGCACATGCTGCGCCTGTCCAGCGACCTGCTGCCGCTGTACAGCCATCCCGACGTCGCCGCGTTCTACCAGGACGCCGACGTGCAAACGCTGTTGCAGCAACGCTTCGCTGCCCTCGGTGCCTTCGCCCGTGCCCATGACATCCGCCTTTCGTTTCACCCAGGTCAGTACTGCGTGCTCGGCTCGGACCGTCCCGAGGTGGTCGAGAACAGCCTGGCGGAGTTCGAGTACCACGCCGACATGATCCGCTGGATGGGCTACGGCCAGCGTTTCCAGGATTTCAAATGCAACCTCCACATCGCCGGTCGCCTCGGCGCCGACGGCATCCGCGCCGTGTGGCCACGGTTGTCCAGCGAAGCGCGCAACGTCATCACGTTCGAGAACGATGAGAAGACCTACGGCGTCGACGATTGCCTGGGCCTGGCCGACCTCGCGCCGGTGGTGCTCGACATCCATCATTGCTGGATCCACGAGAACGACTACATCGAACCGCACGCGCCCAGGGTCGCGCAGATCATCGACAGTTGGCGCGGCGTGCGGCCGACCATGCACTACTCGCAACCGCCCGAGCGTCTGCAAGCACTGGGCTTCAGCGCCACCGAGAAACTGACCGTCCCGGCGTTGCTGGAGCACGTGCCCAAGCGTGACCTGTACCAGCACAGCGAGTGCATGTGGAACGACTGGACCAACCGCTATGCACTGCAGTTCATCGATCGTTTCGACATCATGTTCGAAGCCAAGCACAAGAACCTTGCCACCCAGGACTTCTTCGAGCGCTACATACAGGCGCCCCAGACACTGCGACCTTCGGTCGATCCGGCAGCACCCCTGGACTGA